From Methylobacterium radiodurans, a single genomic window includes:
- a CDS encoding ABC transporter substrate-binding protein: MPHSLTAARSLTRRLALGTLLAGVASLGPVRAAEPVRIGLVTALSGQSAKSGEAISRGIGLAIEEINRRGGVLGRPLELVARDDEANPSKGVLAARELIQRAGVVALIGGLDTPVSMAIVPIANQMKVPFVGPWAAGTGITRNGAADNYVFRVSAVDALVDEALVAYAVKTYGAKKPGAILVNNAWGESNQQGLVAALKAANLSSAGIEKYEANDIDMVPQLSRLREAGADALFLVGNVGPSAQVVKSLDRMGWTVPVISHWGPAGGRFDELAGPGAARVHFVQTFTFAGNDSPKAKAVLDALKAKYPAIKSMADVTPAVGIANAYDATHLIALAIQAAGSTEGPKVRDGFYKISAYAGLIKTYEVPFAKDRHDALRPDDYIFATFRNGEIVAVAK; encoded by the coding sequence ATGCCTCACAGCCTCACTGCCGCCCGATCCCTCACGCGGCGCCTCGCCCTCGGCACCCTCCTGGCAGGGGTCGCGAGCCTCGGCCCGGTCCGGGCCGCCGAGCCCGTCCGGATCGGTCTCGTCACCGCGCTCAGCGGCCAGTCGGCGAAGTCGGGCGAGGCGATCTCCCGCGGGATCGGGCTCGCGATCGAGGAGATCAACCGCCGCGGCGGCGTCCTGGGCCGGCCCCTGGAACTCGTCGCCCGCGACGACGAGGCCAACCCGTCGAAGGGCGTGCTCGCCGCCCGCGAGCTGATCCAGCGCGCCGGGGTCGTCGCGCTGATCGGCGGCCTCGACACGCCGGTCTCCATGGCGATCGTGCCGATCGCCAACCAGATGAAGGTGCCCTTCGTCGGGCCCTGGGCGGCCGGGACCGGCATCACCCGGAACGGCGCCGCCGACAACTACGTGTTCCGCGTCTCCGCGGTCGACGCGCTCGTGGACGAGGCCCTCGTCGCCTACGCGGTGAAGACCTACGGCGCGAAGAAGCCCGGCGCGATCCTCGTCAACAACGCCTGGGGCGAGTCGAACCAGCAGGGGCTCGTCGCGGCGCTGAAGGCCGCGAATCTGTCTAGCGCCGGCATCGAGAAGTACGAGGCCAACGACATCGACATGGTCCCGCAGCTCTCCCGCCTGCGGGAGGCGGGGGCCGACGCGCTGTTCCTCGTCGGCAATGTCGGCCCCTCCGCCCAGGTGGTGAAGTCCCTCGACCGGATGGGCTGGACCGTGCCGGTGATCTCGCACTGGGGTCCGGCCGGCGGGCGTTTCGACGAACTCGCCGGTCCCGGCGCAGCGCGGGTCCACTTCGTCCAGACCTTCACCTTCGCGGGCAACGACAGCCCGAAGGCGAAGGCGGTGCTCGATGCCCTGAAGGCGAAGTACCCGGCGATCAAGTCCATGGCCGACGTCACCCCCGCCGTCGGCATCGCCAACGCCTACGACGCCACGCACCTGATCGCGCTCGCGATCCAGGCGGCCGGCTCCACCGAGGGGCCGAAGGTCCGCGACGGCTTCTACAAGATCTCGGCCTATGCGGGCCTGATCAAGACCTACGAAGTGCCCTTCGCCAAGGATCGGCACGACGCATTGAGGCCGGACGACTACATCTTCGCGACCTTCCGCAACGGCGAGATCGTCGCGGTGGCCAAATGA
- a CDS encoding nuclear transport factor 2 family protein, which yields MDAKEAAAARDAAAVTQYLEASMVPDPETAARYMMPGIAIVFTGGRVFRHPREVTAFNAGRYAWVKKRMERLDVVPGEGVTTVYSLGTLYGAWPDGTAFEGNRYVDRFTVRDGLIVSMEVWNDSAERMLERQGVPA from the coding sequence ATGGACGCGAAGGAAGCGGCGGCCGCGCGCGACGCGGCGGCGGTGACGCAGTATCTCGAAGCCTCGATGGTCCCCGATCCCGAGACCGCCGCGCGCTACATGATGCCCGGCATCGCGATCGTCTTCACCGGAGGCCGGGTGTTCCGTCATCCGCGCGAGGTGACGGCCTTCAACGCCGGCCGCTACGCCTGGGTGAAGAAGCGGATGGAGCGGCTCGACGTCGTGCCGGGCGAGGGCGTCACCACGGTCTACAGCCTCGGCACGCTCTACGGCGCGTGGCCGGACGGCACCGCGTTCGAGGGCAACCGCTACGTCGATCGCTTCACCGTGCGGGACGGGCTGATCGTCTCCATGGAGGTCTGGAACGACAGCGCCGAGCGGATGCTCGAGCGGCAGGGCGTGCCGGCCTGA
- a CDS encoding branched-chain amino acid ABC transporter permease, producing MLTGTLVSGLGLGSMYGLVALGFHITFAVSGTVNFAQGSAVTLGAVLGYTFGVQLGWPMPLALAAALAGCALLGLAVERLLVRPFVVRGSDAWLLATVAGGIILDNALLFTFGKEPRSLPSGLVSAPVQVLGAGIYPLQLVIPVVGVAAAVAIRAVFRGTELGRVLLAVAQNAEAARLMGIDVGRTVASAFALSAVLAGTAGLLIAPLFSVSAEMGALFGIKAFAVAILGGIGSATGVVLAGLLYGLVEAGVTATLGSGATQIVVFSVIILALALRPNGLLGRAAVNKV from the coding sequence ATGCTGACCGGAACCCTCGTCAGCGGGCTCGGCCTCGGCAGCATGTACGGGCTGGTGGCGCTCGGCTTCCACATCACCTTCGCGGTCTCCGGCACCGTGAACTTCGCGCAGGGCAGCGCCGTCACCCTCGGGGCGGTGCTGGGCTACACCTTCGGCGTGCAACTCGGCTGGCCGATGCCGCTGGCGCTCGCCGCGGCGCTCGCCGGCTGCGCGCTCCTCGGTCTCGCCGTCGAGCGCCTGCTGGTGCGCCCCTTCGTGGTGCGCGGCTCCGACGCCTGGCTCCTGGCGACGGTGGCCGGCGGCATCATCCTCGACAACGCCCTCCTGTTCACCTTCGGCAAGGAGCCGCGCAGCCTGCCCTCCGGCCTGGTCTCGGCCCCCGTCCAGGTTCTCGGCGCCGGCATCTACCCGCTCCAGCTCGTGATCCCGGTGGTGGGCGTCGCCGCCGCGGTGGCGATCCGCGCGGTGTTCCGCGGGACGGAACTCGGCCGCGTGCTGCTGGCCGTGGCGCAGAACGCCGAGGCCGCGCGGCTGATGGGCATCGATGTCGGCCGCACGGTGGCAAGCGCCTTCGCGCTCTCGGCGGTGCTCGCAGGGACGGCGGGCCTGCTCATCGCGCCGCTCTTCTCCGTCTCGGCCGAGATGGGGGCGCTGTTCGGGATCAAGGCCTTCGCGGTGGCGATCCTCGGCGGCATCGGTTCGGCCACCGGCGTGGTGCTGGCGGGGCTGCTCTACGGCCTCGTCGAGGCCGGCGTCACCGCCACCTTGGGCTCCGGCGCGACCCAGATCGTCGTCTTCTCTGTCATCATCCTCGCGCTGGCGCTCCGCCCGAACGGCCTGCTCGGCCGGGCCGCCGTCAACAAGGTCTGA